TGGTAAAGAGCAAGAGGTGCTGAGTTGTCTTAGCATTTTGCAAGAATATCAGCTGATCATCCTCTCGCTTGCCCATTTCTTCAAGGGTTGAGGCATTGAATGAACGAGGACTTGTCCGTTTGATATAACCTGCCTTGGTCACGCTGACAAAGGTTTCTTCTTCGACAATCAAGCTGGCGGTGTCAATCTCAATCGTTTCTGCCTGATCCTGCAATTCACTCAAACGAGGATTGCCAAACTGCTTCTTAACCTCACGCAGTTCCTTCTTCATGAGATTGAACATGGTCCGCTCATCACCGATAATGGCTGCCAAGGTCTGAATCTGCTCGCGTAGGGCTGCTTCTTCATTTTCCAAGGTCACAATGTCGGTATTGGTCAAGCGGTAGAGTTGCAAGGTCACGATTGCTTCTGCCTGTTCCTCGCTAAACTCATAGCTGACTTTCAAGTTTTCCTTAGCATCCGCCTTGTTTTCAGAGGCACGGATAAGGGCAATGACCTCGTCCAAAATAGAAATAACACGGATCAAGCCTTCTACGATATGGAGGCGTTTCTCTGCCTTTTCCTTGTCAAACTTAGACCGGGCAATGATAATCTCACGGCGGTGGGCTATGTAGCTGGACAGAATCTTCTGCAATCCGACCTGACGCGGTGTGAAATTGTCAATCGCCACCATGTTAAAGTTGTAATTGATTTGCAGGTCGGTGTACTTGTAAAGATAGTTGAGAATGGTTTGCTCATCGCTGTCTTTTTTCAGCTCAATGGCAATCCGCAGACCTGTACGGTCTGACTCATCACGCACCTCGGCAATACCTGGCACCTTGTTATTGACACGGACATCATCAATCTTCTTAACCAGAACAGCCTTGTTGACCTCGTAAGGAATTTCAGTAATGACAATCTGTTTCTTACCAGCCTTAAGTTGCTCGATTTCACAACGGCTACGGACTACGACACGGCCCTTACCTGTTTCATAGGCCTTCTTGATTTCGTCAGCCCCTTGGATAATGGCACCTGTTGGGAAGTCTGGTCCAGGCAAGAACTCCATCAACTTTTCTAATTTAGCTGTCGGATGATCAATCATGTAAACAACAGCATCGATGACCTCCGCCAGATTATGCGGCGGGATGTCAGTCGCATACCCTGCTGAAATTCCTGTCGCTCCATTGACCAAGAGATTAGGGAAGGCAGCTGGTAGCACCGTAGGTTCTTTTTCCGTATCGTCAAAGTTCCAGGCAAAAGGCACGGTCTTTTTCTCGATGTCGGCCAACAGATAGCCAGCCATTTCCGATAGGCGAGCCTCAGTGTAACGCATAGCCGCTGGCGGATCGCCGTCCATGGAACCGTTGTTCCCGTGCATCTCCACCAAAATCTCACGGTTCTTCCAGTCCTGACTCATGCGGACCATAGCATCATAAATAGAGGAATCACCGTGCGGGTGGAAATTCCCCATGATATTCCCGACTGACTTGGCGGACTTGCGGTAGCCCTTGTCAAAGGTGTTACCGTCCTTATTCATAGAATAAAGAATCCGACGTTGTACGGGCTTGAGACCGTCACGAATGTCCGGCAAGGCCCGCTCCTGAATAATGTATTTGGAGTAGCGACCAAAACGCTCCCCCATGATGTCCTCAAGGGACATGTTTTGAATGTTAGACATAAATTAAGATACAAAGCCCGTAAAAGACAAAGTCAAAATAGGAAATCGGCAGAAAATCCTGATTTTCTAGACGATTTATCTTTTTGACACAGTCTTTAGGGCGTGTTCAGTTGTTTCTAGCAACCAAACATTCCTTTCTTTGTTTCTTGTCGAAAAAATTTTTTTATTTTTTTTGATAATCGCCTTAGGTAGTGGGGACGGAAGCGACCTCCTTTGGAGTTCCATTCCTAAGTTGGACGCCAAAGTCTTCCAACTTCCCTGAAGCTAATAACAAGGTTATTAGCTTCTTTCACTACGGCGGCGATTATCCATTTTGGGCTCGCTCACGCTCGCCTGTCTGCCATAGCAAATTGTTAATGCTGAGCAACAACCTCTTTCGTTGCTTGGATTTTCTTGTCTGTCCATTCAACCAAGTCTTTAATCACCAATTTTTCGATAACTTTAATGAAATCGGACATGAAGGTATAATCAGATTGATTGTTTTGGGTAGGAATTTGAAATTCCATATCGTATGTTTGCGATGCCCTAAGTTTATGTCCAAAATCATACTTACCAAGCAACTGTTTTTCAATAATTGTTTTCAAATACAATAAAGATTTCGGTTTAGTATTTTCTGTGTTCCAAAATACACCAGTATCGTCACCAGCTCCAAATTCATACCCACGATAAAATGTATTTCCAAAAATATCAATTGTAATTGAATATTTTGGAAACTTTCTTACATCATTGCCAATCTTACCAACTATGCCTGTATTGGTTGTACCAGCCATAACAAATGGTAAATCACCTCGAATTTGATCATCTTTCTTTAAGCGTCGCCCTTGATGGATTGACGGAAAAAGTTCTCTCATTGAAACTGGAGATAACGACAATATACCCAAATACTCTACTCTACTCTACTCTCAGTATCGGTCAGTCTTGTAAATGTGTCAAGTATTTTCTCATCATTTTTTGTAAGATGATAATCTTTAAGTCCAGTTACTGTTAGGTAAGCCTCGAGCGTCTCGATGCGTTCAGCCTCGAGCGTCTTTATGTAATTTTCAATATACAGAAAATCAATTTCACCATTTTTCATTGGTAGTATGAAGTGCGATGATAAAAAGGTTTCATCAACATCTCGTACAAGCCCTGATAACAATTTTGGTTTTAATTTATTTAGTAAAGTTTGGAAGTAAAGAACATAATGTCTTGTCATGGATATCAAAGGGATTACCTTCCGAACAAACTGGCCTGCATACCAAGGTTTATTGCGATAGAAAAAATCCATTTGTAACAAACCTAAGCTCCATACACCTGCATCATTAACATTTTCTTGATTGACAAATCCTGTTGACTGTAAAATACCTTGATTTTGAGAAGTTCTTGTAACATAATCATATCCGTCACCTACTGTAAGCATATCTTTATTAAAACTAAGGGTACTTTTAATTTTAAACAACTTAGAAACAGGATACTCCCGCCATTCTCCCCCTGCCTCTTCAAACTCTTTGTCTAGTTTGGCTAGGCGAGGGCTTAGGGCTTTTTTGTGACGTCTTCTCCTTTTTGCTGGAGGAGTTGGGTCACTTCCCAAGAAAGGTAATCAGCAACGGTCTTTTTGAA
The nucleotide sequence above comes from Streptococcus sp. 29887. Encoded proteins:
- the parC gene encoding DNA topoisomerase IV subunit A, translated to MSNIQNMSLEDIMGERFGRYSKYIIQERALPDIRDGLKPVQRRILYSMNKDGNTFDKGYRKSAKSVGNIMGNFHPHGDSSIYDAMVRMSQDWKNREILVEMHGNNGSMDGDPPAAMRYTEARLSEMAGYLLADIEKKTVPFAWNFDDTEKEPTVLPAAFPNLLVNGATGISAGYATDIPPHNLAEVIDAVVYMIDHPTAKLEKLMEFLPGPDFPTGAIIQGADEIKKAYETGKGRVVVRSRCEIEQLKAGKKQIVITEIPYEVNKAVLVKKIDDVRVNNKVPGIAEVRDESDRTGLRIAIELKKDSDEQTILNYLYKYTDLQINYNFNMVAIDNFTPRQVGLQKILSSYIAHRREIIIARSKFDKEKAEKRLHIVEGLIRVISILDEVIALIRASENKADAKENLKVSYEFSEEQAEAIVTLQLYRLTNTDIVTLENEEAALREQIQTLAAIIGDERTMFNLMKKELREVKKQFGNPRLSELQDQAETIEIDTASLIVEEETFVSVTKAGYIKRTSPRSFNASTLEEMGKREDDQLIFLQNAKTTQHLLLFTNLGNVIYRPVHELTDIRWKDIGEHLSQTLMNFDTNEEIIFAELVENFEEGTYFAVTKYGQIKRVERKEFTPWRTYKSKSTKYAKLKDAEDVVITVSPVVLDDIMLMTEKGYALRFNIEEVPIIGAKAAGVKAVNLKDEDVVAAAFISNTSSVYLLTQRGSLKRMATEEIPVTSRAKRGLQVLRELKAKPHRVFAAGPVLTDQGDFDLFSTANEDETTSQVLHVQSKTGKLYEVDVTQLSLSERTSNGSFISDTISDEEVLKAWID
- a CDS encoding restriction endonuclease subunit S, with translation MGILSLSPVSMRELFPSIHQGRRLKKDDQIRGDLPFVMAGTTNTGIVGKIGNDVRKFPKYSITIDIFGNTFYRGYEFGAGDDTGVFWNTENTKPKSLLYLKTIIEKQLLGKYDFGHKLRASQTYDMEFQIPTQNNQSDYTFMSDFIKVIEKLVIKDLVEWTDKKIQATKEVVAQH
- a CDS encoding restriction endonuclease subunit S, which gives rise to MGSDPTPPAKRRRRHKKALSPRLAKLDKEFEEAGGEWREYPVSKLFKIKSTLSFNKDMLTVGDGYDYVTRTSQNQGILQSTGFVNQENVNDAGVWSLGLLQMDFFYRNKPWYAGQFVRKVIPLISMTRHYVLYFQTLLNKLKPKLLSGLVRDVDETFLSSHFILPMKNGEIDFLYIENYIKTLEAERIETLEAYLTVTGLKDYHLTKNDEKILDTFTRLTDTESRVE